Within the Butyrivibrio sp. AE3004 genome, the region GCGCATACCGTTTTACGAGTATTCACTTGCTCAAAAGAATGGAACACCCTTACCGGAGTTATAAAATGTTTGATGACATTATTCAGCGAATTAGTTGGCTTTTTATTGAACAATCTACGGGTATATATATAAGTGATTTCTTAATCATACTTTTTGCATGTGCTCTTATAGTACTTGTTCCGGGATATGTTTTATATGTTAAGAAGTCTGTACCGTATAAAAGAATTGTGCTTATATATTTTACGATGGTTTTTGCATGCATTATGCTATTGTTCACGATTTTTAGAAGGGAACCTGGTTCGAAGTCTGAAAGAATATATACGCATTTAAATCTTGGTTTTTCGAGGAGTGCTATTTATTCAGAAAATCAGATAATTTATTGCATATTCAATATACTACTGTTTGTTCCTTGGGGAATTATTCTTAGCTTGTATAGAAAAAGGGAATTTTTTTTTAGAATAGTGATAATGACTTCGCTCACAGGATTTCTAAGCAGTTTTTTTATTGAAATTTTACAGCGCATTACAAGAACAGGCTCTTTTGAAGTGACTGATATTATCATGAATATTCTGGGAACAACTGTTGGAGCTACATTAGGTTATATTCTTATTGTTATTTTGAAAAGAGAGAGAAAAATAAAATGAGTTTAAAAGAAGAAGGAAGTAATGATAATAAAAAAATAGATAAAAAAGATTTAATAATTATTATAATTAGCGCAATATCTCTAATACTTTTACTATTAATAATTCTTATTTCAAGAAACCGCGATAGATTATTATCAGAGGCACTTAAAAAGAACAGGGATATAACTGCTGAAGAATTATTAGTAGGTAAAAATAGTGGAGCTGATGAGTTTCTGAAGATTACTGAAGTTAGCGGAGAAAAATGGGTTGAACTTCATAATGCCGGAACTGAAAAAATCAATTTGTCAGGTATTGAAATATTTGTATCTGGTAGAAGTGTTGCTAAAGTAGAAGATGATATAGAATTAAAAAAAGATGCCTATTTTGCGGTAGATATAAGCGTTAATCCGGGAAGCGATTCTTCTAATGTATTGTCTATATATAATAAAGATGGTAAACAATTGATATCTACTATCATTCCCAAACTTACACCTGAACAAAGCTATGGATTAGCAGATGATGAAACTAATAAATGGGGCTATATTGCGCCATCAAAGGGAAAAATAAATAGTGCTAAAGAGCTTAAGTTTGTTCAATATAATGGTATTTCTTTTTCTGCACCGGGAGGATTCTATGATGAAAGCTTTTCTTTGGAGCTTGGAGCAGATGAAGGTGAAATCATTTATTATACGGTAGATGGGACGAGACCAACAAATAAATCTGATGTCTATGATTCAGAAATAAAAATCAGTAATAAATCAGGATCAAATTATGTATATGCAAAGGAAGGGCTATATAACAGATTAAGTAGTGGCTATTCTCCAAGAACTGTCGATGCAGGAATGATT harbors:
- a CDS encoding VanZ family protein, with protein sequence MVFACIMLLFTIFRREPGSKSERIYTHLNLGFSRSAIYSENQIIYCIFNILLFVPWGIILSLYRKREFFFRIVIMTSLTGFLSSFFIEILQRITRTGSFEVTDIIMNILGTTVGATLGYILIVILKRERKIK